The Streptomyces sp. CC0208 genome window below encodes:
- a CDS encoding ATP-grasp domain-containing protein gives MGELTRGYLLESVAKEYRLWLFKEEEPSWERDSVCGHTVVDTLDAEAMIEAARDIPADAVVCWDETRILASALLARALGLPTMPPEVVRTCRDKFATRQALGRAGVSPVAAATARDSTEALAVAERVGYPVVVKPRALVGSNGTTLVTDRERLLSVFDSVAACSMPEVRERFPAPVVIEEYLDGPEISVDSLCWDGSVTPLFVARKELGFPPHFEEVGHTVDAADPLLEDPALAACLNATHAAVGLTRGWTHTEWRLTARGPRLVEINARSGGDLIPYLGRLVTGVDAGLAAASLGLGIRPQARVRPHGAAAIRFLYPERDTVVGSVQVDEARLPASVDRLEILAEPGQSLLLPPAAHVTCRYALIVVTAATAAECAEALDAAAHAVTLVPADEAGGSGEADFREGNIRQ, from the coding sequence ATGGGGGAACTCACTCGCGGCTATCTGCTGGAGTCCGTCGCGAAGGAGTACCGGCTGTGGCTGTTCAAGGAGGAGGAACCTTCCTGGGAACGGGACTCGGTGTGCGGCCACACGGTCGTGGACACGCTGGACGCCGAGGCGATGATCGAGGCCGCGCGGGACATCCCTGCCGACGCCGTCGTGTGCTGGGACGAGACCCGCATTCTGGCCTCGGCGTTGCTCGCGCGGGCTCTCGGCCTGCCCACGATGCCCCCGGAGGTGGTGCGTACCTGCCGTGACAAGTTCGCCACCCGGCAGGCCCTGGGCCGGGCCGGAGTCTCACCGGTGGCCGCGGCCACCGCCCGCGACTCCACCGAGGCCCTGGCGGTGGCAGAACGCGTCGGCTACCCCGTCGTCGTCAAGCCGCGCGCCCTGGTCGGCAGCAACGGCACCACTCTGGTCACCGACCGCGAACGGCTGCTGTCCGTCTTCGACTCCGTCGCCGCGTGCTCCATGCCAGAAGTACGGGAGCGGTTCCCGGCCCCGGTGGTGATCGAGGAGTACCTGGACGGCCCGGAGATCAGCGTCGACAGCCTCTGCTGGGACGGCAGCGTCACCCCGCTGTTCGTCGCCCGCAAGGAACTCGGCTTCCCTCCGCACTTCGAGGAGGTCGGCCACACCGTCGATGCCGCCGACCCGCTGTTGGAGGACCCGGCCCTGGCCGCGTGCCTCAACGCGACGCACGCGGCCGTCGGTCTCACCCGGGGGTGGACCCACACCGAGTGGAGGCTCACCGCCCGCGGCCCACGGCTGGTCGAGATCAACGCGCGAAGCGGCGGTGACCTGATCCCCTATCTCGGCCGCCTGGTCACCGGCGTGGACGCCGGACTTGCCGCGGCCTCGCTCGGGCTCGGCATCCGTCCGCAGGCACGGGTACGGCCGCACGGCGCGGCGGCGATCCGCTTCCTGTACCCCGAGCGGGACACGGTCGTCGGATCCGTCCAGGTCGACGAGGCCAGGCTGCCCGCCTCCGTGGACCGGCTGGAGATCCTCGCCGAGCCCGGCCAGTCACTGCTGCTTCCGCCGGCCGCGCATGTGACGTGCCGTTACGCCCTGATCGTTGTCACCGCTGCCACCGCCGCGGAGTGCGCCGAGGCCCTGGACGCGGCGGCTCACGCCGTCACCCTGGTCCCGGCGGACGAAGCCGGAGGGTCCGGCGAGGCCGACTTCCGAGAAGGGAACATCCGGCAGTGA
- a CDS encoding MFS transporter: MNATRDFAVLRQPAFRRYFVGRSVSELGTAMTQVALPFAVFAIGGDAGDVGLVLGATVLPKVALVLLGGVAGDRLERRKVLLGTDVCMALCQAVTALLLLSGAGRVWHLALLQILYGCAGAFALPATTGAVPDIAPKNLLQQANSVMRVARNAFGILGPPCAGVLVTVAGPGWALAVDAASFAAAAVAMAGLPAGLRTRQPHARLLRDVTEGWRTFVSQPWIWMMVTSFAVYQATVLPAIYVAGPGIARSTVGVTGWAAVLTARAVGALVAGFPLLRWRPHRPLMLAAALLLLDVPFLVALWSGAGLAALLLGAAVAAAGLNAADTLWETALQERVPPGVIARVSSYDWLGSLAFAPLGYAAVGGAVDAFGVRATLLAITVTHVVIHMALPCLRSVRRTEHLDSAGAVPLEAGRGG; this comes from the coding sequence ATGAACGCGACGCGTGACTTCGCGGTGTTGCGGCAGCCCGCGTTTCGCCGCTACTTCGTGGGCCGTTCGGTGTCGGAACTGGGCACCGCCATGACCCAGGTGGCGCTGCCCTTCGCGGTGTTCGCGATCGGCGGCGACGCCGGCGACGTGGGCCTGGTACTCGGCGCGACGGTCCTGCCCAAGGTCGCGCTCGTCCTGCTGGGCGGGGTCGCGGGCGACCGTCTGGAACGCCGCAAGGTGCTGCTGGGCACCGATGTCTGCATGGCGCTCTGTCAGGCGGTCACCGCCCTGCTGCTGCTCTCCGGCGCCGGGCGGGTATGGCATCTGGCACTGCTGCAGATCCTCTACGGCTGCGCGGGCGCCTTCGCGCTGCCCGCCACCACCGGCGCGGTCCCCGACATCGCGCCCAAGAACCTGCTCCAGCAGGCCAATTCCGTGATGCGGGTGGCCAGGAACGCTTTCGGTATCCTCGGACCGCCGTGCGCCGGAGTGCTGGTCACCGTGGCCGGGCCGGGCTGGGCGCTCGCCGTGGACGCCGCCAGCTTCGCTGCCGCCGCGGTGGCCATGGCCGGGCTGCCCGCCGGACTGCGCACCCGCCAGCCGCACGCCCGGCTGCTGAGGGACGTGACCGAGGGCTGGCGAACGTTCGTCTCACAGCCGTGGATCTGGATGATGGTGACCAGCTTCGCCGTCTACCAGGCGACCGTACTGCCCGCGATCTACGTCGCCGGGCCCGGGATCGCCCGGTCCACCGTCGGCGTGACCGGCTGGGCGGCCGTCCTCACCGCGCGTGCCGTGGGAGCCCTCGTGGCGGGGTTCCCACTGCTGCGCTGGCGGCCACACCGGCCCCTGATGCTCGCGGCCGCCCTCCTGCTGCTCGACGTGCCGTTTCTGGTGGCGCTGTGGTCGGGAGCCGGGCTGGCAGCCCTGCTGCTCGGCGCCGCCGTGGCAGCCGCGGGGCTCAACGCCGCGGACACCCTGTGGGAGACGGCGCTCCAGGAACGCGTCCCGCCCGGGGTCATCGCCCGGGTCAGCTCCTACGACTGGCTGGGCTCCCTGGCGTTCGCGCCGCTCGGGTACGCGGCCGTCGGCGGCGCGGTCGACGCCTTCGGTGTCCGTGCCACGCTGCTCGCGATCACTGTCACGCATGTGGTCATCCACATGGCGCTACCGTGCCTCAGGTCGGTGCGGCGAACGGAACACCTCGACAGCGCCGGCGCAGTGCCGCTGGAAGCCGGGCGGGGCGGGTGA